The following proteins come from a genomic window of Paludisphaera rhizosphaerae:
- a CDS encoding winged helix-turn-helix transcriptional regulator, with product RTAGVAKRTDAWVLSDRDAVRVLVCLSNDRPRFRDVVEGTGLDKAACLRLLKRLRRDQVVGRRQVGRHGVYALTRRGRSLWEAVYRTLLIAEAAQGIDVQVEAASVPEPSQAVQGEVAEIPDVPISRVVDFARLIKGERFVCALVAISAGPMSPRQISTAIDVKTSILSSYLRTLRLTGLIDGKATDNPPIYSITPKGRKLASALIECAAG from the coding sequence TACGAACGGCCGGGGTCGCGAAGCGGACTGATGCATGGGTCCTGTCGGATCGGGACGCCGTCCGCGTCCTGGTCTGCCTGTCGAACGACCGGCCGCGATTCCGGGACGTCGTCGAAGGGACGGGGCTCGATAAGGCCGCATGCCTTCGCCTGCTGAAGCGTCTCCGTCGCGACCAGGTCGTCGGTCGTCGCCAAGTGGGGCGGCATGGGGTCTATGCCCTGACTCGCCGGGGACGCTCCCTCTGGGAGGCCGTCTACCGCACGCTGCTGATCGCCGAAGCCGCCCAGGGGATCGACGTCCAGGTCGAAGCCGCGAGCGTCCCTGAGCCCTCCCAGGCCGTCCAGGGAGAAGTTGCCGAGATTCCCGACGTCCCAATCTCGCGCGTCGTCGACTTCGCCCGCCTCATCAAGGGCGAGCGGTTCGTTTGCGCCCTGGTCGCGATCAGCGCCGGCCCGATGTCACCGCGCCAGATCTCGACTGCGATCGACGTTAAGACCTCGATCCTGTCGTCCTATCTCAGGACGCTCAGGCTCACAGGCTTGATCGACGGAAAAGCGACGGACAATCCGCCCATCTACTCGATCACCCCGAAGGGCCGGAAGCTGGCGTCCGCCCTGATCGAGTGTGCGGCGGGATGA